Proteins co-encoded in one Podospora pseudoanserina strain CBS 124.78 chromosome 7 map unlocalized CBS124.78p_7, whole genome shotgun sequence genomic window:
- a CDS encoding uncharacterized protein (COG:E; EggNog:ENOG503NU8P), whose product MGQMIPDLAATSRATTTKIKPNGTSNGINTAGKKCQHDPTFTQKVIAATGPNANPRLAQIFPSLVRHLHDFAREVNLTVGEWSAAVDFLNDCGKMSSDRRNETQLLCDILGLESLVDEITSKQLATSTTQTPSAILGPFYRSDAPFLPNGTSIVQGLSPSVSWYEKALEDSAFLSGKVLSTDGKPIENAVVDVWHTAPNGLYEQQDSDQPEMNFRGRFRTDQQGRYALYALRPVPYPIPDDGPAGRLLGLLDRHPNRPGHIHFIVSAEGHRALTTQLYDSRDRWVDDDAVFAVKDELVVRFEPREGDPGARWELGYDFILGRC is encoded by the exons atgggGCAAATGATTCCAGACCTCGCCGCTACCAGCAGGGCAACGACCACCAAGATCAAGCCAAACGGTACCTCCAACGGCATAAACACCGCCGGCAAGAAGTGCCAACACGACCCAACCTTCACCCAAAAGgtcatcgccgccaccggccccaacgccaaccccAGACTCGCCCAGATATTCCCAAGTCTAGtccgccacctccacgaCTTTGCCCGCGAAGTCAATCTCACAGTAGGAGAATGGAGCGCCGCCGTCGACTTT ctgAACGACTGCGGCAAAATGTCCTCCGACCGCCGCAACGAAACCCAACTCCTTTGCGACATCCTCGGCCTAGAATCCCTCGTCGACGAGATCACCAGCAAACAACTcgccacatccaccacccaaaccccctccgccatcctcggCCCCTTCTACCGCAGCGacgcccccttcctcccaaacGGCACCTCCATCGTCCAGGGCCTTTCCCCTTCGGTTTCGTGGTACGAGAAAGCCCTAGAGGACTCGGCCTTTTTATCCGGCAAGGTCCTCTCCACAGACGGCAAGCCGATCGAAAACGCCGTCGTAGATGTCTGGCACACTGCGCCGAACGGGCTGTACGAGCAGCAGGATTCTGACCAGCCAGAGATGAATTTCCGCGGGAGGTTCAGGACTGACCAGCAGGGGAGGTACGCGCTGTACGCGCTGAGACCGGTGCCGTATCCCATCCCGGATGACGGGCCGGCCGGGAGGTTGCTCGGGTTGTTGGATCGGCACCCGAACCGGCCGGGACATATCCATTTCATTGTTAGCGCCGAGGGGCATAGGGCTTTGACGACGCAGTTGTATGACAGCCGGGATCggtgggtggatgatgatgctgttttTGCTGTCAAGGATGAGTTGGTTGTCAGGTTTGAgccgagggagggggatccGGGGGCgaggtgggagttggggtaTGATTTTATtctggggaggtgttga
- a CDS encoding uncharacterized protein (EggNog:ENOG503NUA6; COG:T) — MADQSSSKPSAAVPEQRLLADEQDSDHDIIPKATPGPSQSREPPEPSSPRSPVARLKESLNKARPALFGDHLTNPFEYDDDDDTSENELLLDPNLPANYEDRHRPLPRHPPSSVRSHKRPSHDDGDAADALELDSLNSQDPLETSDHEEEVENSPYPEVRAAVSPYDDPTLPCNTIRAWTIGLSLIFLGASMNTLFSLRSPSISLGALIAQVIAWPLGHGWARFVPDYHVKIPFVKQKLRLNPGGFNIKEHAIIVVMASVSFGVAYATDIILAQKVFYKQDFGLMWQLLLTISTQSLGYGIAGMMRRFLVYPAGMIWPGNLVSVTLMNAMYEEEETKGGEGDGTVHGGKGVGVGGSMPRYRWFSVVTAVACVYYFVPGFLAQFLSSFAFVTWAAPENAVVNQLFGYSTGLSLLPITFDWTQISGFVGSPLIPPWHAIANTMIGVLTFFVFLAATLHYSGAWYSWYLPMSDSNTYDNTGKQYDVSRVLSPDYRLDEEAYKNYSPLFLSTTFALSYGLSFAAITSLIVYTYLHHGKTIWRQYKSSTTEKADIHMKLMRRYKEAPTWWYMSLFGLMLGLGFLTVLAWPTNMTWWAFLLAVFISFVFSLPIGIIQAVTNNQIGLNVLTEFVYGYIQPGRPLGLMIFKTFGYITMSQALTFVSDLKFGHYMKIPPRTMFMAQVVATTFSCFIQVFTLNYALNYIPGVCTPTQPEHFSCPGGKVFFSASVIWGLIGPARIFSPGQIYSSLFLFFILGAVTPVVIYLLARRRPKSWLRFLMAPLIFGGAGSIPPATPLNYLSWGIVGFVFQYWIKKKHFGWWSRLNFLTSSGLDLGLALATLVIFFVFTLNEIDPPKWWGNEVVTGTVDYKGTAVQMRVGAGESFGPTTW, encoded by the exons ATGGCCGATCAATCTTCTTCAAAACCATCCGCCGCTGTTCCTGAACAACGTCTCCTCGCAGACGAACAAGATTCGGACCATGATATCATCCCCAAAGCAACACCGGGTCCTTCCCAGAGCCGTGAACCCCCAgaaccatcctctccccgGAGCCCGGTAGCTCGCCTCAAGGAATCCCTCAACAAAGCTCGCCCCGCGCTCTTCGGCGACCACCTCACAAACCCCTTCGAGtacgatgatgatgacgatacCTCGGAGAACGAGCTGCTGCTAGACCCCAACCTGCCGGCCAATTACGAAGACCGTCACCGGCCTTTGCCCCGgcacccaccatcatctgTCCGCTCTCACAAACGCCCTTCCCACGATGACGGGGACGCAGCCGACGCCTTGGAGCTCGACTCACTCAACTCTCAAGACCCACTAGAGACGTCCGACcacgaagaagaagtcgagaACTCGCCCTACCCCGAGGTCCGCGCTGCTGTCTCACCATACGATGACCCAACGCTACCATGCAACACCATCCGTGCCTGGACCATTGGCCTCTCGCTCATCTTTCTCGGCGCAAGCATGAACaccctcttttctcttcgcTCACCATCCATCTCGTTGGGTGCCCTCATCGCCCAGGTCATTGCGTGGCCGCTGGGTCACGGCTGGGCAAGATTTGTCCCGGACTATCATGTCAAGATCCCGTTTGTCAAGCAGAAACTCCGTCTCAACCCCGGCGGGTTCAACATCAAAGAACACGCCATCATTGTCGTCATGGCGAGTGTTTCTTTTGGTGTTGCCTACGCTACTGATATTATTCTCGCTCAAAAGGTGTTTTACAAGCAGGATTTTGGGCTGATGTGGCAGCTCCTCTTGACTATCTCAACCCAGAGCCTGGGGTATGGGATCGCGGGAATGATGAGACGGTTTTTGGTCTATCCAGCCGGCATGATCTGGCCTGGGAACTTGGTTAGTGTTACGCTTATGAATGCCATGtacgaggaagaggaaacgaaagggggagagggagatgggacGGTGCATGGCgggaaaggggtgggtgtAGGGGGGAGTATGCCTAGGTATAGGTGGTTTTCGGTCGTGACGGCGGTGGCATGCGTGTATTATTTTGTACCAGGGTTTTTGGCGCAGTTTCTGAGCAGCTTTGCGTTTGTTACTTGGGCGGCGCCCGAGAATGCGGTGGTGAACCAGCTGTTTGGGTACAGTACTGGGCTGAGTCTGTTGCCCATTACGTTTGACTGGACGCAGATTAGTGGGTTTGTCGGGAGTCCTTTGATTCCGCCTTG GCACGCGATAGCAAACACCATGATCGGTGTGCTGACATTCTTTGTGTTCCTGGCAGCGACGCTGCACTATAGCGGGGCGTGGTACTCATGGTACTTGCCAATGAGCGACTCGAATACGTATGACAACACGGGGAAGCAGTATGATGTTTCGAGGGTGCTGTCGCCAGACTATAGGTTGGACGAGGAGGCGTATAAGAATTATTCGCCTCTGTTTTTGAGCACCACGTTTGCGCTGTCGTATGGGTTGTCGTTTGCGGCGATCACGAGCTTGATTGTGTATACGTATTTGCACCATGGGAAGACGATATGGAGGCAGTATAAGAGCAGTACGACGGAGAAGGCGGATATTCATATGAAGCTGATGAGGAGGTATAAGGAGGCGCCGACGTGGTGGTATATGAGTCTGTTCGGGCTA ATGCTTGGACTCGGCTTCTTGACCGTGTTGGCATGGCCGACGAACATGACTTGGTGGGCGTTCTTGTTGGCGGTCTTCATCTCCTTCGTCTTCTCGTTACCAATCGGTATCATCCAGGCTGTGACAAACAACCAGATTGGCCTGAATGTTCTGACGGAGTTTGTCTATGGGTATATCCAGCCTGGACGGCCATTGGGTCTCATGAT CTTCAAAACCTTTGGCTACATCACCATGTCCCAAGCCCTCACCTTCGTCTCCGACCTCAAATTCGGCCACTACATGAAGATCCCACCCCGTACCATGTTCATGGCCCAAGTCGTagccaccaccttctcctgcttcatCCAGGTCTTCACCCTCAACTACGCCCTCAACTACATACCTGGTGTCTGCACCCCCACCCAGCCAGAACACTTCAGCTGTCCCGGAGGAaaagtcttcttctccgcctcggTCATCTGGGGTCTCATCGGCCCAGCCAGGATCTTCTCCCCCGGACAAATatactcctccctcttcctcttcttcatcctcggcgccgtCACACCAGTGGTGATTTATCTCCTCGCCCGACGACGCCCAAAGTCATGGTTACGCTTCCTCATGGCACCACTTATCTTTGGAGGAGCGGGCTCGATCCCACCGGCTACGCCATTGAACTATCTAAGCTGGGGGATTGTAGGGTTTGTGTTCCAGTATtggatcaagaagaagcattttggttggtggtcgaggttgaaTTTCTTGACGTCTAGTGGGTTGGACTTGGGGCTGGCGCTGGCAACGCTGGTGATCTTCTTTGTGTTTACGCTGAATGAGATTGATCCGCCGAAGTGGTGGGGGAACGAGGTTGTCACGGGCACGGTGGATTATAAGGGGACGGCGGTGCAGATGAGGGTTGGGGCGGGAGAGAGTTTTGGGCCTACGACGTGGTAG
- the CEM1 gene encoding Mitochondrial beta-keto-acyl synthase (COG:H; EggNog:ENOG503NXCS) yields the protein MRRVVVTGLGAITPLGAGIQSTWRRLLASESGLVSLAHRSLQDLKWNGLPSTVAGIVPVPPADGSHSRFKTDELWRADDYFKASEQRRMSTFAQYAVAATDMALKDAGWKPTRQEELDVTGVCLGSGIGNLHDMYETSVDFERDGYKKVLPWFVPKILINLAAGHIAMQYGFRGPNHAATTACTTGAHSIGDASRFIAFGDADVMVAGGAESCIHPLTFAGFGRSKSLSRAFNDNPRASSRPFDAERDGFVVGEGAAVLVLEELEHAKARGANVLAEIRGYGCSGDAHHVTAPRGDGSGALAAMKRALKNAGLKPEEVDYINAHATGTPTGDVAEAAAIRSLMMGEQGMENESQVTVSSTKGAIGHLLGAAGSIEAVFSILAIRDNVVPPTLNLKRPDVGPQFNFVPHEAQQKKVKVAVSNSFGFGGTNASLVFSQLD from the exons ATGCGCCGTGTTGTAGTAACAGGCCTGGGTGCCATCACCCCTCTCGGCGCCGGTATCCAGTCAACCTGGCGGCGTTTGCTGGCTTCCGAGTCGGGACTCGTCAGTCTCGCCCACCGTTCCCTTCAAGACCTAAAATGGAACGGGCTTCCAAGCACAGTGGCCGGCATTGTCCCAGTGCCGCCTGCTGACGGAAGCCACAGCAGGTTCAAGACAGATGAACTATGGCGGGCAGATGATTACTTCAAGGCTTCGGAGCAGAGGCGAATGTCGACTTTTGCGCAGtatgctgttgctgcgacAGACATGGCCCTCAAGGACGCGGGGTGGAAGCCAACAAGACAGGAAGAGCTTGATGTCACTGGTGTTTGTCTGGGAAGTGGGATAGGAAACCTGCACGATATGTATGAGACAAGCGTTGACTTTGAGAGAGAT GGCTACAAAAAGGTGTTGCCATGGTTCGTCCCCAAGATTTTGATCAATCTAGCAGCCGGCCATATCGCCATGCAGTATGGATTTCGCGGACCAAATCATGCAGCCACCACAGCATGCACCACGGGCGCACATTCCATTGGAGATGCATCCAGATTCATCGCCTTTGGTGACGCTGATGTcatggttgctggtggtgccgaATCATGTATCCACCCACTGACCTTTGCCGGCTTCGGGAGGTCGAAATCACTGTCTCGGGCATTTAACGACAATCCTAGAGCAAGTTCTCGGCCGTTTGATGCGGAGCGTGACGGCTTcgtggtgggtgagggggcAGCTGTTCTTGTGCTTGAAGAACTCGAGCATGCCAAAGCCAGAGGGGCCAACGTTCTGGCTGAGATTAGGGGATATGGATGCAGCGGAGATGCTCACCATGTGACAGCGCCGAGGGGAGACGGATCAGGAGCTCTGGCAGCTATGAAGAGGGCTCTGAAAAATGCTGGACTGAAGCCAGAGGAGGTGGACTACATCAATGCTCACGCCACCGGAACACCAACTGGCGATGtcgccgaggctgccgccaTCCGGtccttgatgatgggtgaACAAGGTATGGAGAACGAGAGTCAAGTTACTGTGAGCAGCACCAAGGGGGCGATTGGACATTTGCTTGGAGCGGCTGGCTCGATCGAAGCTGTCTTTTCCATTCTTGCCATTCGAGAC AACGTCGTCCCGCCCACACTGAACCTGAAGAGACCAGATGTTGGACCACAGTTCAACTTTGTGCCCCACGAAgcgcagcagaagaaggtcaaggtGGCCGTGTCAAACAGCTTCGGCTTCGGAGGAACCAATGCCTCGCTGGTATTCTCCCAGTTGGACTAA
- the cbp3 gene encoding Serine carboxypeptidase 3 (COG:C; EggNog:ENOG503P27E), with the protein MTLSLEAPISLPPQQTPRNTIMATPSCCRASLSRRPISILGQIHPTSTQTSRILSSQCARAAVPSPASPCSSTTKRPLHTTPKPQISLAEILKKTGIAQTTGRSYMIYQATEQLHKACAAQAEYTIDPEDRKASKLKHTPDGEEIGRSGGGGGEGGSAKGGVWHEEMGLLPTFSTWSQVTMLHMYLLVVRFRDMPKIQQTTFQDGLVNHFFYEAEAKMDLVHNLTSRVIRQKYLKDLFVQWRGLVLAYDEALAKDSDAVLAGAVWRNLYKADENVDVRRLAAVVGYMRRGMADLAHKGEEDLVMKGKRVFDEWGV; encoded by the exons ATGACGTTGAGCTTGGAAGCTCCCATATCCCTCCCTCCGCAACAAACCCCCAGAAACACAATAATGGCGACCCCAAGTTGCTGTCGCGCCAGCCTGTCAAGGCGACCAATCTCGATACTAGGTCAAATACACCCAACATCCACCCAAACAAGCAGAATTCTCTCTTCACAATGCGCCCGCGCAGCAGTcccctccccagcatcaccatgtagcagcaccaccaaaagACCcctccacaccacccccaaaccccaaatcTCCCTCGCCGAGATCCTCAAAAAAACCGGCATAGCCCAGACCACGGGCAGGTCCTACATGATCTACCAAGCCACCGAGCAGCTCCACAAAGCCTGCGCCGCCCAGGCAGAGTACACCATCGACCCCGAAGACAGGAAGGCGTCCAAGCTGAAGCACACTCCCGAcggggaggagattgggaggagcgggggcggtggtggggagggaggttctGCCAAGGGGGGTGTCTGGCATGAGG AAATGGGACTACTACCAACATTCAGTACATGGTCCCAGGTCACCATGCTACACATGtacctcctcgtcgtccgcTTCCGCGACATGCCCAAGATCCAACAAACGACCTTTCAGGACGGGCTTGTAAACCATTTCTTTTATGAGGCGGAGGCAAAGATGGATCTGGTGCATAATCTCACGTCGAGGGTGATCAGGCAGAAGTATCTGAAGGATTTGTTTGTGcagtggagggggttggtgctggcgTATGATGAGGCCTTGGCCAAGGATAGCGATGCTGTTTTGGCCGGGGCGGTTTGGAGGAATTTGTACAAGGCTGACGAAAATGTGGAcgtgaggaggttggcggcggtggtggggtatatgaggagggggatggcggaTTTGGCGCataagggggaggaggatttggtgatgaaggggaagagggtgtttgatgagtgGGGGGTGTGA
- a CDS encoding uncharacterized protein (COG:H; EggNog:ENOG503P56D), with product MRELTLILASTPKMGIGLSGTLPWPSLKKEMAYFARVTKRSPSPSVQNVVIMGRKTWDSIPAKFRPLPDRLNIVVSRSIGGVEKREDKSLWAGSLEKALQWVGEDGKGEAGRVFVIGGAEIYKAALGLRETRRILLTRVEREWECDAVFPLELKEGGEWQRVEQQKMDEWVGEEVPRGRQVEKEGTDDETGYEFEMWERVD from the coding sequence ATGAGAGAACTAACCCTCATCCTagcctccacccccaaaatggGCATCGGCCTCTCCGGCACCCTCCCCTGGCCCTCCCTCAAGAAAGAAATGGCCTACTTTGCCCGCGTCACCAAAcgctccccttcccccagtGTTCAGAACGTCGTCATCATGGGACGCAAGACATGGGACTCCATCCCGGCAAAGTTCCGCCCTCTGCCAGACAGGTTAAATATTGTTGTCAGTCGTTCCATCGGGGGGGTTGAAAAACGGGAAGACAAATCACTCTGGGCTGGATCTCTGGAAAAGGCGCTGcagtgggttggggaggacgggaagggggaagcggggagggtgtttgTTATCGGTGGGGCGGAGATCTATAAAGCTGCGCTCGGGTTGAGAGAGACGAGGCGGATTTTGTTgacgagggtggagagggagtgggagtgtgATGCTGTTTTCCCGTTGGAACtcaaggagggaggggaatggCAGAGGGTGGAACAGCAAAAAATGGAtgagtgggttggggaggaggtgcccAGGGGACGACaggtggaaaaggaggggacAGACGACGAGACGGGGTATGAGTTTGagatgtgggagagggttgatTAG
- a CDS encoding uncharacterized protein (EggNog:ENOG503P6HT): MDPVDSFKGQGPKNATEKPTSSHAVDPHMASFSRGLPAQWHFFTLRQTQLSSCKCTPPPLQTRFFTTSLRLLKKAPKPKVPTPPAPRPSLLSPNPPSPPLLASTRAPPSSYANIIAQKPRTLLYESPSHLWFRTGCFASGMFCISYSVYHYWTIQLHPPEGLAWWIPHAYGVICLAMAAMATYFIMGTGRIIKTITAVSSSSSSLVKAAAKPSGQGPLYIEVTAQRMFPFLKPKKKLYMPHEIELPFRMSSMFEYNKRIGVAVEEPLSVAEQVRRQRAAIEAAKKEREYTMNHLLTAPFRDAKKAFKGVWPGIVRSFSREGFTKIVVGGVTYKLDTTGGWALDDGRAMDRLLPIRPNSVNP; this comes from the exons ATGGATCCAGTCGACAGCTTCAAGGGCCAGGGTCCAAAGAATGCGACCGAGAAACCCACTTCCTCCCACGCCGTCGACCCCCAT atggcctccttctcccgaGGCCTGCCGGCTCAATGGcacttcttcaccctccgCCAAACCCAACTCTCATCCTGCAAAtgcacaccaccacccctccaaacccgcttcttcaccacctccctccgcctcctgAAGAAAGCCCCTAAACCAAAAGTCcctacaccaccagcccccaGACCCTCCCTCCTA TCCCCAaaccctccatctccccccctcctcgcctcaaCCCGcgcccctccctcctcctacGCCAACATCATCGCCCAAAAACCCCGGACCCTCCTCTACgaatccccctcccacctctgGTTCCGCACCGGCTGCTTCGCCTCAGGCATGTTCTGCATCTCCTACTCCGTCTACCACTACTGGACCATCCAGCTCCACCCCCCCGAAGGCCTGGCATGGTGGATCCCCCACGCCTACGGCGTCATCTGCCtcgccatggccgccatggcAACCTACTTCATCATGGGCACCGGCCGCAtcatcaagaccatcaccgccgtctcctcctcctcctcctccctcgttAAAGCAGCCGCCAAACCCTCCGGCCAGGGTCCCCTGTACATCGAAGTAACCGCCCAGAGGATGTTCCCCTTTCTgaagccaaagaagaagctctACATGCCTCACGAGATTGAGCTGCCCTTCAGGATGAGCAGCATGTTTGAGTACAACAAGCGGATCGGCGTTGCGGTCGAGGAGCCGTTGAGCGTGGCTGAGCAGGTCAGGAGGCAGAGGGCCGCGAttgaggcggccaagaaggagagggagtaCACCATGAACCATCTCCTCACCGCTCCGTTCAGGGACGCCAAGAAGGCTTTCAAGGGGGTGTGGCCGGGCATTGTGAGGTCGTTCAGCAGGGAGGGCTTCACCAAGATcgtggttggaggggtgacGTACAAGTTGGACACGACGGGTGGGTGGGCGTTGGATGACGGGAGGGCGATGGATAGGTTGTTGCCTATTAGGCCGAATTCCGTGAATCCATAA
- the PDX1 gene encoding pyridoxine biosynthesis protein (COG:C; EggNog:ENOG503NYQ0): MASFAAACRVSARLATRRLQQDVTVKSFRTSAAALAAQNFTMPALSPTMTEGNIASWKIKEGEKFQAGDVLLEIETDKATMDVEAQEDGIMMKIMHGDGSKSVQVGTRIAVVAEEGDDISSLEIPADEVSAQPTKAAEAPDTYTPAPPNPSEPAEPPKSDSTPKAAVKPGHKTIHRTYPLYPSVEHLLKVNGLDKSEAKKITPTGPNGRLLKGDVLAYLGKIKADIPAKIESRFEKQSHLDLSNIKVAAAKPAPVGKSAKEAAPAPPPAPVKATVTLPVSLSAVLQAQKKINDSLGIFLPISTFIARATDLANDELPVPKGYQPTADELFNQVLGLDKAHSGAKVSRGAYVPQVGSLTPKGAVLPRPTAAPAKKKDIFDILAASPSPKLKATASKLSPGLSAVGPNVFSLQVPRDEEKRAKIFLERVKLVLENEPGRLVL, from the exons atggcaTCCTTTGCGGCTGCTTGCCGCGTGTCTGCGCGCCTGGCCACCAGAAGACTGCAGCAGGATGTCACAGTTAAAA GTTTCCGAACATCGGCCGCCGCCCTTGCGGCTCAAAACTTCACCATGCCTGCCCTCTCCCCTACCATGACCGAAGGCAACATTGCGAGCTGGAAGATTAAGGAGGGCGAAAAGTTCCAGGCTGGCGATGTGCTCCTCGAGATCGAAACCGACAAGGCGACCATGGATGTGGAGGCCCAGGAGGACGGCATCATGATGAAGATTATGCACGGCGACGGAAGCAAGAGTGTACAAGTTGGCACACGGATAGCAGTCGTCGccgaagagggtgatgacaTTAGCTCCCTCGAGATTCCCGCTGACGAGGTCTCCGCTCAACCTACCAAGGCTGCGGAAGCTCCGGATACCTATACTCCGgctcccccaaacccctccgAACCCGCCGAGCCACCCAAGTCCGACTCCACCCCCAAAGCCGCCGTTAAGCCCGGACACAAGACAATCCACAGGACCTATCCCCTATACCCATCTGTCGAACACCTCTTGAAGGTTAATGGCCTCGACAAATCCGAAGCCAAGAAGATCACCCCCACCGGACCCAACGGACGTCTGCTCAAGGGTGATGTTCTGGCTTATCTCGGCAAAATCAAGGCCGACATTCCTGCCAAGATTGAGTCCCGATTCGAGAAGCAATCCCACCTGGATTTGAGCAACATCAAGGTCGCTGCTGCGAAGCCTGCTCCTGTTGGAAAGTCCGCCAAGGAAGCcgctcctgcccctcctccggcgccCGTCAAAGCCACTGTTACTCTCCCCGTCTCCTTGTCAGCGGTTCTCCAGGCCCAGAAGAAGATTAACGACTCcctcggcatcttcctcCCTATCTCTACGTTCATCGCCCGCGCCACCGACTTGGCCAACGACGAACTTCCGGTGCCCAAGGGGTACCAACCCACAGCTGATGAGCTCTTCAACCAGGTCCTTGGTCTAGACAAGGCCCACAGTGGAGCCAAGGTGTCCAGGGGTGCCTACGTTCCCCAGGTAGGCTCCCTTACTCCTAAGGGAGCTGTCCTTCCCAGGCCTACTGCTGCGCctgcgaagaagaaggacatcTTTGACATTCTGGCTGCCAGCCCTTCACCCAAACTCAAGGCCACCGCCTCTAAGCTGTCCCCCGGTTTGTCGGCTGTTGGACCCAACGTTTTCAGCCTGCAGGTCCCCAGagacgaggagaagagagcaAAGATCTTCTTGGAGAGAGTGAAGCTGGTGTTGGAGAATGAGCCAgggcggttggtgttgtga